The Bradyrhizobium sp. B097 genome contains the following window.
ACGGCAAGGCCACCAACATTACGTTTGGTAGCGGCGCGGGCCAGGTGAAGTCCCTCAACGACCTGAACAACGCCCTGTCGGCCAACAACCTGCAGGCATCGCTCAGCGCGAGCGGTGCGCTCACCATCAGCACCACCAACGATGCCGCGTCCGCGACCATCGGCACGATCGGTGGCACGGCAGCCGGCGCCGGCAAGCTGTTCAACGCCCTTGTGGGCAGCGCCCCGGTGCAGGATCCGAATGGGCTGGCGAACCGCGCCAACCTGGTCAACCAGTACAACAACATCCTGGACCAGATCACCACGACCGCGCAGGACGCCTCGTACAACGGCATCAACCTGCTCAATGGCGATCAGCTCAAGCTGACCTTCAACGAGACGGGCTCCTCGACGCTGAAGATCCAGGGCGTCACCTTCGATGCCTCCGGCCTCAACCTCACCAAGCTGACCGCCGGCACGGACTTCATCGACAACGCTTCGGCCAACGCCACGCTGAAGACGCTCAACAGCGCGAGCGGCCTGCTGCGCACCCAGGCTTCGACCCTCGGTTCGAACCTGTCGATCGTGCAGATCCGCCAGGACTTCTCGAAGAACCTGATCAACGTGCTGCAGACCGGCTCGTCCAACCTGACGCTGGCCGACACCAACGAGGAAGCGGCCAACAGCCAGGCGCTGTCGACCCGCCAGTCGATCGCGGTGTCCGCGCTGGCCCTGGCCAACCAGTCGCAGCAGAGCGTTCTGCAGCTGCTCCGCTAAGCGTAGCCGCGACAGACAACGACTATCGAGGCGGCGGAGGAAACTCCGCCGCCTTTGCTTTTGGGTTTGCTTAACCATCCCGCCGGTTGCAACCCATGTTCAACCCTTGTTCAACCCTTGGGCGATCGCGTCCTGATGCAGGCGGATGTCATGGCCGCCAGCGCTTCGCTGGACTTGACGGCCCCTCGATCTCATTTCGTTCAAATTGCGACGACGGGTGGAACGGGCTCTTTCCCGTCCGGGTGGTATGGGCTCGTTGCTGTGAAACCGGCCGCGATGTCGTGATGCGTCGTCCTTGAAGGGCTTCATCGTCCGTATTTGCACGGACGACGAAATTAACGTCGCCGTGAAGCCGGCCAAGTTATCGGTGCGAGGCGTGCGTTCCGTAGCACCTTGAGGGGACCGATTCATGGACGATCTGTTGCGCGAGTTCCTGACGGAGAGCAGCGAGAGCCTGGACACGGTCGACAACCAGCTGGTGCAGTTCGAGCAGGATCCGAACAACGCGAAGATCCTGGATAACATTTTCCGCCTTGTGCACACGATCAAGGGGACCTGCGGCTTCCTCGGGCTGCCGCGGCTGGAAGCGCTGGCGCATGCCGGCGAGACCCTGATGGGCAAATTCCGCGACGGCATGCCGGTGAAGGCGGAAGCCGTGACGCTGATCCTGTCCTCGATCGACCGCATCAAGGAGATCCTTGGCGGGCTCGAGGCGACCGAGGCCGAGCCTGAGGGCAACGACCGCGATCTGATCGATCAACTCGAAGCGATGGTCGAGCGCGGCATGGCGGCCATGGCTGCCGGTGAGACTGCTCCTGAAGACATGCCTGTCGTTGAATCTCCATCCGTGCAGGCAGCAATGACCGAAGGCACACTGGTGGTGCAGACGCTGGAGCGTCCGCTGCGTCCGGGCGAGGTCTCGCTCGACGAGCTCGAGCGCGCCTTCCGCGAGACCGAGATTGAAGCCGCAGCGCCGGCGCCCGCGCCGGTCGCCAAGCCTGCCGCTGCGGTGCCCGCAGCCGAGCCGGCCGAGGCCGCAAAGAAGCCGGCCCGCAAGGCCGCCACCGAGGATGTCCAGGAAGGCGACAAGATCGCCAACCAGTCGATCCGGGTCAACGTCGACACCCTCGAACACCTGATGACCATGGTCTCCGAGCTGGTCCTGACCCGCAACCAGCTCTTGGAGATCTCAAGGCGCAACGAGGACACCGAGTTCAAGGTGCCGTTGCAGCGGCTCTCCAACGTCACCGCCGAGCTGCAGGAAGGCGTCATGAAGACGCGGATGCAGCCGATCGGCAATGCTTGGCAGAAGCTGCCGCGCATCGTCCGCGATCTCTCCGGCGAACTCGGCAAGCAGATCGAGCTGGAGATGCACGGCGCCGACACCGAGCTCGACCGCCAGGTGCTCGACCTGATCAAGGATCCGTTGACGCACATGGTGCGCAACTCCGCCGATCATGGCCTCGAGACCACCGCCGAGCGGGTCGCTAGCGGCAAGCCCGAACAGGGCACCATTCGCCTCTCCGCCTATCACGAGGGCGGCCACATCATCATCTGCATCGCCGACAATGGCCGCGGGCTCAACACCGAGCGGATCAAGGCCAAGGCGCTCCAGAACGGTCTCGTCACCGAGGCCGAGCTCGAGAAGATGACCGAGGCCCAGATCCACAAGTTCATCTTCGCGCCGGGCTTCTCGACCGCCGCGCAGGTGACCTCGGTGTCCGGCCGCGGCGTCGGCATGGACGTGGTGCGCACCAATATCGACCAGATCGGCGGCACCATCGACATCAAGAGCGTGGCCGGCGAGGGCGCCTCCGTCACCATCAAGATCCCGCTGACCCTGGCGATCGTCTCCGCGCTGATCGTGGAAGCCGGCGGCGACCGCTTTGCCATCCCGCAGCTCTCGGTGGTCGAGCTGGTGCGGGCCCGCGCCAACTCCGAGCACCGCATCGAGCGGATCAAGGACACCGCAGTCTTGCGGCTGCGCAACAAGCTGCTGCCGCTGATCCACCTCAAGAAGCTCCTGAAGATCGACGACGGCGCCACCTCAGATGCCGAGAACGGCTTCATCGTGGTGACGCAAGTCGGCAGCCAGACCTTCGGCATCGTGGTCGACGGCGTGTTCCACACCGAGGAGATCGTGGTCAAGCCGATGTCGACCAAGCTGCGGCACATCGACATGTTCTCCGGCAACACCATTTTGGGCGATGGCGCCGTGATCATGATCATCGACCCCAACGGGATTGCCAAGGCGCTCGGCGCGTCCGGCTCCTCGGCCCATGACATGGCCGACGACAATGCCGCGGCGCATGCCTCGAGCGGCGAGCAGCTGACCTCGCTGCTGGTGTTCCGCGCCGGTTCCAGCCAACCCAAGGCGGTGCCGCTCGGCCTCGTTACCCGGCTGGAGGAGATCGCAACCGACAAGATCGAGCTCTCCAACGGACGCTACATGGTGCAGTACCGCGAGCAGCTGATGCCGCTGGTGCAGATGGCCGGCGTCGAGGTGCAGACGCAAGGGTCGCAGCCGATCCTGGTGTTCGCCGACGACGGCCGCTCGATGGGGCTCGTGGTCGACGAGATCATCGACATCGTCGAGGAGCGGCTCAACATCGAGGTCGCGGGCTCGCAGGACGGCATTTTGGGCTCGGCCGTGATCAAGGGCCAGGCCACCGAGGTGATCGACGTCGGCCACTTCCTCCCCATGGCGTTCGCCGACTGGTTCTCGCGCAAGGAGATGCGTCCGTCGGCCTCGGCGCAGTCGGTGCTGCTGGTCGACGACTCCGCGTTCTTCCGCAACATGCTGGCGCCGGTGCTCAAAGCCGCCGGCTACAAGGTGCGGACCGCGCCGAATGCCCAGGAAGGGCTCGCCGCGCTGCGCTCGGGACAGGCCTTCGACGTCGTGCTGACCGACATCGAGATGCCCGAGATGAACGGCTTCGAGTTCGCCGAGAACATCCGCAGTGACCACAACCTCATCGGGCTGCCGATCATCGCGCTGTCGGCGATGGTGTCGCCGGCGGCGATCGAGCGCGGCCGGCAGGCCGGCTTCCACGATTATGTCGCCAAGTTCGATCGTCCCGGGCTGATCGCGGCGCTGAAAGAGCAGACCGCCGAACTGCGCCGGGCCGCCTAGAGCATGATCCGGAAAAGTGGGAACCGGTTTTCCGATCGGATCATGCTCAAAACAAAGGGATGCAAGGAACAGAACTGATGACGAGCAAGATCGAGACCAGTGAAGGCGCGATGGCCGAATACGTCACCGCGGTGATCGGCGGGCAGCTGTTCGGCCTGCCGATCTCGCGGGTGCAGGACGTGTTCATGCCGGAGCGGCTGACGCGGGTGCCGCTGGCCTCCAGCGAGATCGCCGGCGTGCTCAATCTGCGCGGCCGCATCGTCACCGTGGTCGACATGCGCGCCCGGCTCGGCCTGCCGAAGGCCGACGACGGCAAGCCGCCGATGGCGGTCGGCGTCGACCTGCGCGGTGAATCCTATGGCCTGCTGATCGACCAGATCGGCGAGGTGCTGCGGCTGCCCGACGACAGCCGCCAGGACAATCCGGTCAACCTCGATCCCCGCATGGCGAGGCTCGCCGGCGGCGTTCACCGCCTCGACGGCCAGCTCATGGTCGTCCTCGATGTCGATCGCGTGCTCGAACTGGTGCCCAAAACAGCAGCTGCAGCGTAACGCTCCGCCGCGGAGACGGCGGACTCTACAAGGAGGCCAACATATGAAGACATGTCTTGTCGTCGACGATTCCGGTGTGGTGCGAAAGATCGCACGCCGCATCCTCGAAGGAATGGAATTCACCGTCATCGAAGCCGAGGACGGCGCGGTCGCGCTCGAAGCCTGCAAGCAGGCGCTGCCGGACGCGGTGCTGCTCGACTGGAACATGCCTGTCATGGACGGCTTCGAATTCCTCGTGCAGCTCCGGCGCATGGCGGGCGGTGACGTGCCGAAGGTGGTGTTCTGCACCACCGAGAACGGCATCGACCACATCTCGCGGGCGCTGCATGCCGGCGCCAACGAGTACATCATGAAGCCGTTCGACAAGGACATCGTGATCGCGAAATTCCAGGAAGTGGGTTTGCTGGCGCTCGATGCGTCTGCCGAAGCCTGATACCCAGTCTCACCCTTTGCCTTTGCGAGGCTCCCGTGACGCCGCCCGACTACGAGTATCTGCGTAAGCTCCTGAAGGACCATTCCGGTCTCGATCTGTCCGCGGACAAGCAATATCTGATCGAGAGCCGCCTGCTGCCGCTGGCCCGCAAATGCGGCCTGTCCGGCATCCCCGACCTGATCGCCAAGATCAGGGCCGGCTCATCGACACACACCGTCCAGGTGGTCGAGGCCATGACCACCAACGAGACGTTCTTCTTCCGCGACAAGGTGCCGTTCGACCATTTCCGCGACACCATCATGCCGGAAGTGCTGAAGGCGCGTGCCGCGCGCCGCAGCGTCCGGATCTGGTGCGCCGCCGGCTCGACCGGCCAGGAGCCCTATTCGCTGGCGATGTGCCTCAAGGAGATGGGTGCTGCGCTTGCGGGATGGCGGGTCGAGATCACAGCGACCGATCTGTCGCAGGAGGTGCTGGAGAAGTCGAAGGCCGGCATCTACAGCCAGTTCGAGGTGCAGCGCGGGCTGCCGATCCAGCTGCTGGTCAAGTATTTCAAGCAGTCGGGAGAACTCTGGCAGATCAATCCCGAGTTGCGCGCGATGGTGCAGCACCGTCAGCTCAATCTGCTGCGCGATTTCTCCCAGCTCGGCACGTTCGATGTGATCTTCTGCCGCAACGTGCTGATCTATTTCGATCAGGACACCAAGATCAACATCTTCAACCGGCTCGCCCGGTTGATGGAGGCCGACGGCTTCCTGGTGCTCGGCGCCGCCGAAACCGTGGTCGGCCTGACCGACACGTTCAAGCCGATTCCCGAGCGGCGTGGCCTGTATCGGCCGAGCGGGGTGCGGGCAGCACTTGTGATGCCGAGGTCTGCCATGGCGGTCGGATATTGAGCGATGACGGAGGACGGCAAATCAATTGAGCGTGTCACGTTCAGCCGGGGCGTCGATGTCTGCATCATGGCCATCGACGGCACCTGGCGGCGCGACTGCCAGCTCAATGCCATCTCCGACAATGACGCGGCGTTGACCGTCGAGGGTTCCATTCAGGGGCTCAACCTGAAGGAGTTCTTCCTCCTGCTGTCGTCGACCGGGCTTGCCTATCGCCGCTGCGAGCTGGTCCGCGTCAACGGCACCGAAATGGACATCAGCTTCCTCAAGGGCAAGCCGAGCAAGCGGCGGTCGGGCTCCGACGAAGAGCGGGCCAGAGCCTGATATCAAGAACCGGCCGGGTGGGCGATGCCTGCCGCGAATCCGAACGTGGAACGGATCGTCGCCTCGAGGGTTGGGGCGTTGTCGGCATAATCTGCGTGATGGCGCCGAATTCGGTGGCGGCCGGTCCGGCCGGTCAGTTCAGGAGGCGGGCCGGGCCCTCTGGATCGCACAGCCGATCGAGCGCCATGCCGAGGCCGGCGTCACAGGCTTTCAGGGCCGTGGACGCCACGGCATAGCGAGGGGTGACGTCGTCAAGCACGAAGATGTCGGCGGCGGCGTCCTGCTCGGCCAGAAATGCCTCGCGCGCAATCGCCGCCTCGATCAGCCGCAGGCTCGCCTGGACATGGCCGATCAGCGCGACCAGGTCCGTCACGATCAGGCTGTAGGGATCGCTGCCCTCGTCCAGGCACACCGCAACGCCGTCCGCCGCTGCATTTTCCATGCATGTTTCTCCACTGCCCCCACTTTTAGGGACCGCGGTGCTACTTGTGCGTTAAGCGGACGTCCCGTACAAATACGGGTCCATTGATCGAGATGGTCGAGTTACTTCTTGTGCAGTCTGGCCAGCACGCTTCACCACTGATGGACGAGACATATGGTTGAGAATGGCGCTCCTCGCGGGGAAATCTTTGTAGTCGACGACGACCCCGCCGTTCGCGAGACGCTGTCCGTGGTCCTGTCGACCGCCGGCTACAAGGTGATCTGCTTTGCGGACGGCGCCGCGCTGCTCGCGGTGGCGCGCAGCCGGACGCCGGCCTGTATCCTGCTCGACGTGCACATTCCCGGCAAATCCGGCCTCGATATCCTGAAGGAGCTGCACGGCGAGGATTATCCGGCGCCGATCTTCATGATCTCCGGCCAGGGCGATATCACGATGGCGGTCAGCGCCATCAAGAACGGCGCGCTCGATTTCATCGAGAAGCCGTTCCGCGGTAACGAGATCGTCAGTCGCCTCAGTGAGGCGATCGACGCCTATACCAGGCGCCAGGCCGAGACCTCGGCATCGCGCATCGCCGCGCTGCACTTTCCGGGGCGCGAGCCGCTGACCCGCCGCGAACGCGAGGTGCTCGAGCAGTTCACCGCGGGCGCCTCCAACAAGGAGGCCGGGCGTCACCTCGGGATCAGCCCGCGTACGATCGAGGATCACCGCGCCAACATCATGAAGAAGCTCGGCGCGCGCAACGCCGCCGACCTCGTCCGCATCGTGATGACGGCGCAGCAAAAGTAAGCCAAGGTCGGCCAAGGCCGGTTTAGGCTCCGATTTCCACATCGCGGGGTTGTGTGCCGCACGCCCGGCACACCGGCGGCGAACGGTACGTCTGCGCCGCGCGCGGGACGAGGCGTCCGGAAATCCTGTATATGCGTTGCGCAGGGCATGCGTGCCGAGACCGCGCGCGTGCGAGCAATCTCGAGACACGCGATACCGAAACACGCAATATCGAAGCATATGGCGCATCCAAGATGACCAAGAAGAACAAGACCCCGGATCAATTGCGCAGCGCGCGCTGGTTTGCGCCCGATGATCTCAGAGCCTTCGGCCACAGATCGCGCGCGATGCAGATGGGCTACGCGCCGGAGGAATGGCGCGACCGGCCGGTGATCGCGATCATCAACACCTGGTCGGATGCGCAGCCCTGCCACATGCACTTCAAGAGCCGGGTCGACGACGTCAAGCGCGGCGTGCTGATGGCCGGCGGCTTTCCGCTGGAGCTACCGGCGCTGTCGCTGTCGGAATCGCTGCTGAAGCCGACCACCATGCTCTACCGCAACATGCTGGCCATGGATGCCGAGGAGCTGCTGCGCGGCCATCCGGTCGACGGCGTGGTGCTGATGGGCGGTTGCGACAAGACCACGCCCGGCCTGCTGCTCGGGGCCACCAGCATGAACCTGCCGGCGATCTATCTGCCGGCCGGGCCGATGCTGCGCGGCAACTGGAAGGGGCGCACGCTCGGCTCGGGCTCGGACGCCTGGAAATACTGGGACGAGCGCCGCGCCGGCAAGATCTCCGACAAGGATTGGGTCGACATGGAAGCCGGCATCGCCCGCAGCTATGGCACCTGCATGACCATGGGCACGGCCTCGACCATGACCGCGATCGCGGAAGCCATCGGCATGACGCTGCCCGGCGCCTCGTCGATCCCCGCGGCCGACGCCAACCATATCCGGATGAGCTCGGAAGCCGGCCGCCGGATCGTCGAGATGGTGTGGGAGGACCTCACGCCGCAGAAGATCCAGACGCGAAGCGCGTTCGAGAATGCGATCACGGTCGCGATGGCGATGGGCTGCTCGACCAACGCCATCATTCACCTGATCGCGCAGGCGCGCCGCGCCGGCCAGGACATTTCTCTCGATGACTTCGAAGTTGCGAGCCGCAAGGTGCCCGTGATCGCCAATGTGCGGCCGAGCGGCGACCTCTATCTGATGGAGGATTTCTTCTATGCCGGCGGGCTGCCCGGCCTGATGAACCGGATCAAGCAGCATCTGCATCTCGACTGCATGACCGTCACGGGCAAAACTCTCGGCGAGAACATCGCAGGCGCGGAGGTCCACAATGACGACGTCATCCGCACCGTCGACAACCCGATCTACAAGGAGGGCGCGCTGGCGGTGCTGAAGGGCAATCTCGCGCCCGACGGCTGCGTCATCAAGCCGTCCGCCTGCGATCCGCGCTTCCTCAAGCATACCGGGCCTGCGCTGGTGTTCGACGACTATCCCTCGATGAAGAAGGCGGTCGATGACCTCGATCTCGACGTCACGGCCGATCACGTGCTGATCCTGCGCAATGCCGGCCCGCAGGGCGGCCCGGGCATGCCGGAATGGGGCATGCTGCCGATCCCGACCAAGCTCGTGAAGCAGGGCGTGCGCGACATGGTGCGGCTGTCGGATGCGCGGATGAGCGGCACCAGCTATGGCGCCTGTATCCTGCACGTCTCGCCGGAATCCTTCATCGGAGGCCCGCTGGCGCTGGTGAGGAACGGCGACCGCATCACGCTCGACGTTGCCGCGCGCACCATCAATCTCGATGTGCCGGAGGCGGAGCTGGCCAAGCGCCGCGTCGAATGGAAGCAGCCGGAAAAGCGCTTCGAGCGCGGCTATGGCTGGATGTTCACGAAGCACATCAAGCAGGCCAATGAGGGCTGCGACTTCGATTTCCTCGAGACCGGTTTTGGCAAGCCGGTCGGAGAGCCGTCGATCTATTAGCCGTCGTTCCGGGGCGATGCGCAGCATCGAACCCGGAACCTCGAGATTCCGGGTCTGGTCCTTCGGACCATCCCGGAATGACAACCGGAAAAATCATATGTCAAAACTCAGCGACACCACCCGCAACAAGCTGAAATCCGTCTCCACCGCGACGGTCGCGACCGCGCTGTTCAAGCGCGGCTTGCGCATCCAGATGATCCAGGATGTTCACCCCTTGAGCCCGGACCAGCCGACGATGGTCGGCGAAGCCTTCACGCTGCGCTACATGCCGGCGCGCGAGGATCTCAACACGATCGAGGTGTTCCGCGACCGCGCGCATCCGCAGCGCAAGGCGATCGAGGACTGCCCGCCGGGCAGCGTGCTGGTCATGGACAGCCGCAAGGATGCGCGCGCGGCCTCGGCCGGCGCGATCCTGGTGACGCGGCTGATGAAGCGCGGCTGCGCCGGCGTCGTCACAGATGGCGGCTTCCGCGATTCGGCCGAGATCGCGCGGCTCGGTTTCCCGGCGTTTCATCATCGCCCCAGCGCGCCGACCAATCTGACGCTGCACCAGGCGATCGA
Protein-coding sequences here:
- a CDS encoding hybrid sensor histidine kinase/response regulator, coding for MDDLLREFLTESSESLDTVDNQLVQFEQDPNNAKILDNIFRLVHTIKGTCGFLGLPRLEALAHAGETLMGKFRDGMPVKAEAVTLILSSIDRIKEILGGLEATEAEPEGNDRDLIDQLEAMVERGMAAMAAGETAPEDMPVVESPSVQAAMTEGTLVVQTLERPLRPGEVSLDELERAFRETEIEAAAPAPAPVAKPAAAVPAAEPAEAAKKPARKAATEDVQEGDKIANQSIRVNVDTLEHLMTMVSELVLTRNQLLEISRRNEDTEFKVPLQRLSNVTAELQEGVMKTRMQPIGNAWQKLPRIVRDLSGELGKQIELEMHGADTELDRQVLDLIKDPLTHMVRNSADHGLETTAERVASGKPEQGTIRLSAYHEGGHIIICIADNGRGLNTERIKAKALQNGLVTEAELEKMTEAQIHKFIFAPGFSTAAQVTSVSGRGVGMDVVRTNIDQIGGTIDIKSVAGEGASVTIKIPLTLAIVSALIVEAGGDRFAIPQLSVVELVRARANSEHRIERIKDTAVLRLRNKLLPLIHLKKLLKIDDGATSDAENGFIVVTQVGSQTFGIVVDGVFHTEEIVVKPMSTKLRHIDMFSGNTILGDGAVIMIIDPNGIAKALGASGSSAHDMADDNAAAHASSGEQLTSLLVFRAGSSQPKAVPLGLVTRLEEIATDKIELSNGRYMVQYREQLMPLVQMAGVEVQTQGSQPILVFADDGRSMGLVVDEIIDIVEERLNIEVAGSQDGILGSAVIKGQATEVIDVGHFLPMAFADWFSRKEMRPSASAQSVLLVDDSAFFRNMLAPVLKAAGYKVRTAPNAQEGLAALRSGQAFDVVLTDIEMPEMNGFEFAENIRSDHNLIGLPIIALSAMVSPAAIERGRQAGFHDYVAKFDRPGLIAALKEQTAELRRAA
- a CDS encoding chemotaxis protein CheW, with amino-acid sequence MTSKIETSEGAMAEYVTAVIGGQLFGLPISRVQDVFMPERLTRVPLASSEIAGVLNLRGRIVTVVDMRARLGLPKADDGKPPMAVGVDLRGESYGLLIDQIGEVLRLPDDSRQDNPVNLDPRMARLAGGVHRLDGQLMVVLDVDRVLELVPKTAAAA
- a CDS encoding response regulator; this translates as MKTCLVVDDSGVVRKIARRILEGMEFTVIEAEDGAVALEACKQALPDAVLLDWNMPVMDGFEFLVQLRRMAGGDVPKVVFCTTENGIDHISRALHAGANEYIMKPFDKDIVIAKFQEVGLLALDASAEA
- a CDS encoding protein-glutamate O-methyltransferase CheR yields the protein MTPPDYEYLRKLLKDHSGLDLSADKQYLIESRLLPLARKCGLSGIPDLIAKIRAGSSTHTVQVVEAMTTNETFFFRDKVPFDHFRDTIMPEVLKARAARRSVRIWCAAGSTGQEPYSLAMCLKEMGAALAGWRVEITATDLSQEVLEKSKAGIYSQFEVQRGLPIQLLVKYFKQSGELWQINPELRAMVQHRQLNLLRDFSQLGTFDVIFCRNVLIYFDQDTKINIFNRLARLMEADGFLVLGAAETVVGLTDTFKPIPERRGLYRPSGVRAALVMPRSAMAVGY
- a CDS encoding response regulator gives rise to the protein MVENGAPRGEIFVVDDDPAVRETLSVVLSTAGYKVICFADGAALLAVARSRTPACILLDVHIPGKSGLDILKELHGEDYPAPIFMISGQGDITMAVSAIKNGALDFIEKPFRGNEIVSRLSEAIDAYTRRQAETSASRIAALHFPGREPLTRREREVLEQFTAGASNKEAGRHLGISPRTIEDHRANIMKKLGARNAADLVRIVMTAQQK
- the araD gene encoding L-arabinonate dehydratase, translating into MTKKNKTPDQLRSARWFAPDDLRAFGHRSRAMQMGYAPEEWRDRPVIAIINTWSDAQPCHMHFKSRVDDVKRGVLMAGGFPLELPALSLSESLLKPTTMLYRNMLAMDAEELLRGHPVDGVVLMGGCDKTTPGLLLGATSMNLPAIYLPAGPMLRGNWKGRTLGSGSDAWKYWDERRAGKISDKDWVDMEAGIARSYGTCMTMGTASTMTAIAEAIGMTLPGASSIPAADANHIRMSSEAGRRIVEMVWEDLTPQKIQTRSAFENAITVAMAMGCSTNAIIHLIAQARRAGQDISLDDFEVASRKVPVIANVRPSGDLYLMEDFFYAGGLPGLMNRIKQHLHLDCMTVTGKTLGENIAGAEVHNDDVIRTVDNPIYKEGALAVLKGNLAPDGCVIKPSACDPRFLKHTGPALVFDDYPSMKKAVDDLDLDVTADHVLILRNAGPQGGPGMPEWGMLPIPTKLVKQGVRDMVRLSDARMSGTSYGACILHVSPESFIGGPLALVRNGDRITLDVAARTINLDVPEAELAKRRVEWKQPEKRFERGYGWMFTKHIKQANEGCDFDFLETGFGKPVGEPSIY
- a CDS encoding ribonuclease activity regulator RraA; translated protein: MSKLSDTTRNKLKSVSTATVATALFKRGLRIQMIQDVHPLSPDQPTMVGEAFTLRYMPAREDLNTIEVFRDRAHPQRKAIEDCPPGSVLVMDSRKDARAASAGAILVTRLMKRGCAGVVTDGGFRDSAEIARLGFPAFHHRPSAPTNLTLHQAIEINVPIGCGDAPVFPGDVILGDSDGVIVIPAHLADEIANETFEMTAFEDFVTEQVQNGRGIFGLYPATDEQTLKDFAAWRKMKGR